TCGTGATCTGCCGGCTCAGTCCTTCGGTGGTGCTTATAGAGGTATGATttacgtacgtgtgttcataAGGATGAGTATGCGTGCGTTGTGAGTGTCTATATTGTACTGTGCAATTCTAAAAAAAAGAGCTCTATTAGATTACTTTCCAATAAGGATAAAGGCAATATCATCTAAACATCTGATTCTAGTCTATGCCAATGGTGTGCAGGGGTGGTCATCTGTCCACAGGCCTGTTTCCTGCATAGCATCAGTTCTTCACTTTGTCCTGTTTTATTAAATGGGAGGCCTCATATGGACCTCCCCCAATTTTGAGAGGGAGGCTGGAGGATGGATGAGAAGATGGGGTTGTCACTAAATTGTTATTTTGTATAAGGCTAGTCTCATTGGAGAGTTTTATGTGGTGTTGTTTTCAAGACTATCGTATCGTATTGAATGAAATGAAACATAGATTAAACACCTACTCTCAATGCAAAGtttgattctatggtttcatataGACATTTAATTTCATTACTCATATGGAGTTGGTTATCGTGACAAGAGAGTTTCGTATAGACATTTAATTTCATTACTCAAATATGCTAATGTGTTATAGTATTAAATGCGAATGAAACCCAAATGGAACCCTAATGAGACTGGCCTCAATGAAGGGAGAAAACAGATGGGAGAGTGTTTGAGCGGTTCCCTTGGAGATGCCTAAGAAAGTAGATCAAATAAATTTTATTGCCCTTCATTAGTGCTTTGTCTATTCTAAATTTTAAGTCATTGTCATTTCTAGATATATAACTTTTAGAATAAAATACACCATGGGTCCTTAAACTTTTTATGGGTTCTCACTTAGGTCCTCGAACTAAAAAATGATCATATGGGTCCTCAATCTATTGTGGATTCTCACCTGGATCCTCCAACTAAAAAAGTGACCATTTAGGTCCTTCAACTAATACTGCACCCGAGTAGAGGTTCAAATCCCATCACATGGCCTCTGTATGCCCATGTGTGCCAACGTGAATGAGGCCAAGTGGAACTGCTTACAAAAAGGAAAACCTCTCACCCATCCTCCCCGTACACTTCCTCCTCTGCGCCTCCTATAGAGCTCGCGCCCGCCTCGCGACTGCGCCTGCATGCTAGCCTACGCACCGGCCGCTATAGAGGCACATATTCAGTGACCATGGAACAGAGAAAGAGAGGTGGACTGAAAAAGAGGTGGACtgcaaggagagagagagagagagagagagatggattAGAGAGGGCGTTTTTTTAACTTTAACCGACATAGCCGCATAGGCggttggtgatggcatggtgggtTCTGGACCTTTAGGTGAGTGCAGCAATAGATTAAGGATCCAGATGATCACTTTTTTAGATTGAGGACCCAAGTGAGAATTAACAGTAGATTAAGGACCCAAATGGTCAGTTCGAGGACCCAACTGAGAATCCACAAAAAGTTTAAGAATCCAAAATGCATTTAAccttatgcacttagatatacgctatgtctagatacattatAAAAGCTATGTACGTAGAAAAGGTAAAACAACTTCCAgtttaaaatggagggagtaatatatTGCAAAACAATACATCCTTATTTATGAGAGTGGTCGTACTTATACTTGTTGATGAAGAGGAAGAGAGGAACAAAATGAGAAGTGGCCAGAAGTTCGATGATGACATGTATGTGTTAGAAAGAAGCTGTGATGGCTAAAACAACATGTATTTTAAATCAGAGGAAGTATAAACATGCACCTAACTAAAATGCACGATACACTGATCTCATATTTATCTCTAAAACTATAGTCATTGATATTGATGTACTTTTCAGACCACGGGTAATAACCTACTCCTTCTGCCCaaaaaaagaatgaaaaattcatTCCCGAGAAGTCAAATAGTCAtaaatttaactagatttataaaaaatagtatCAAAATTTGTATCTTCAAAATAAACATATTTATTATAGAAATATATTCATTGATCAATCTAGTGATATTATTAGGCATAATAAATATTAGTACTTTTTGTATATAGTTAGTTAAATTTAAGACTGCTTGACTCCATAGAAACGTTTTTTTAATTGGATTTCTATGAAAATTGCAGATTATAGCTACAAAAATTGCAATGACATAAAACATGCATAATAATTGTTGTCTAAAAGAAAgttaaaattcaggcacctgaattttagcaactctttttttttttgacaaagatGTGCCGCATGTTGGATGCACACGTGCAACTAAACAGCCTACAGCTGTAATTTACCTGAGATGGAGCCACTGAAATTTATGGGCCCACCTCATTTACCTTGATTCCTAAGGCCACCTCACAGCCTTCCAATTAACACATAAAGATTAGTATGCTTTATCACCGCTGTTCATGTCTATCGTCTCTCTTCGTCTCTcgtctcatctctctctctcttaaaaGTCTTCTCTCAGTTCTTGGTCAAAACGTGAGAGGAGAAGCAAGGAAGATTTGCAGACTTCCTTTAAAGCTTTGGTGCCAACTATATAAAGCGAGGGTGCAAACAGAAGACGGTTTTGCAATTAATGACTGATTTTGGAAGCTTTTGCTGTAGATGTGCATAGTGTGAGGAGAGAGCCAGGGTGGAGGATGGTCAGAGCCTTCATAAGGGCTTCAGGTGGGGCTCTGCTGGAGACGacgaccgccgccaccaccatcacCGGGCATCTGAGCTCCCCCCAAGGTCTCCGGAGCGCCTCTAGCTCCCCACCGACGACGATGATGGCAGCCTCTTCCACCATGTAAGTCGCACAAGTTGCTGTCAAGTTCCCCTTCCCTTTTATTTCGTGCCTTTGGGGAGCTGGAGCCCTATCTATCTGTGTTTCCTTTCCACAGAGATCGAGAGGTGTTTTGTTGTGCTTGCCTTTTTTATTTCTCGAGCTGGCCGGATTAGGGATTTGATTGACAACTCGCTCGCTCTCTCTCGCATATGGTTGCTTCTGGTACAAGGGATTAAGATATTCTGCTCTATCTGCTTCTGGTGTTTGTTTGTGTAATAGAGGTGTGATGGCAATCAGAAGACCGTGCCCGCCATCGATGTCTTGCATATCCATCTTTGTTGATTCAAGTTTTTCTTGGTTTCTTATATTTCTATGTATAATTCAAACAcatggtgaagaagaagaagaaggggccgGGTGAGATTTGGGAAAGACACATATCAGATAGTTTTTTGGTTAGTTAGGGATTATGGAATAGTTGAGGTGCTGAGGTAAGgaaggaggacaccaaattaccgAATACATGGATATGGTTGTTTTCCTTGTATCTTTCAACAAGTGGCTAGATGAGAGGCTTTTTAAGGATTTGTCACACCGACTCTCCTATCTGCTCCATTATATATTAATTAAACAAACAAAGCTACTATCCCACTGCTACTTGCTTTCTAGTGCTTATGAAAATGATCGATTAATTGAATCTTGCTTGTTCCATCCTCTAATATATTTTCCCTTGAATCTTGCTGTTTCATCCTCtaatatatatattttccctttgTTAATTTAGGAGCAAGGAATCAGCAGCAAGCTACGACATGGCGGAATTCGACCAGTCAGCAATCTTTCTTTACCTTGAGGATGGCCACGATCAAGAACAACAACGACGTATGTTATGGAAGAAATTCTCTCTTCTGTTTTTGTTTCCCCAACTCCGAAAATGCTAATTGTTTTCACTGAGTACACACTCAAAAAGCTAGTAACCCCCTACTAGCAGCACCCTTTTCCATGGATTATGTTTGTCGTCTTTGCtttgccacatatatatatatctatatgtgCCTTGCATGCAGCTGCAGGTCCTTGTGTCTGGTCTTGTTAACAGCTAAGCTATAGCTAATCCCCTTTTTCTTTTGCTGCTGATGCTTTCATTCATTTCTTCTTGTGCGTGTTTGGTATTTGTTTCCTGTGGTGAAGAGTGTGACATGTAACAGACTCTGTGATGATGACGGCCTTCTCCTTTGCAACAAGAACTTGATCTAAAAGAAGCTATAAATATTCTCCCCTTTCTATTTCTCACCCATTCCTTTCCATTTGCATCTTCTCATGCACTCTGTTGAATTATAGCCCCAGAAGCATGTCCCCTCCCTCCCGGACGTTGTTGTATATGTActgcctgctctctctctctctctctctctctctctctctctctctctctctctctctctctctctctctctctctcatattTAGCTTCTCTCCCACCGCGCGTGTCCATCTGCGCATCCATGTGTTATCTAGGActaggagagagagggggtgTAGAGAGAGACATGTAATATATACAAGGACTCCATTATTCAAGCACTATAGTTCatgaaaatatacatatatataatccCTTATTGCCCAtcatccctctctctttctcattGCACATATATATTTGTAGTTTTTTTATTGATGTAGTAGTATCTGCGTTTACGACGACATTGTTAATTAATTGCATGTTTTGCAGAGACTCTGAACATCTTTCCATCGCAGCCAATGCATGTGGCCGAGCCAATTCCTGCTAAGGTATAGTACGTCCTCCTTATATTAATCCCTTATATATGAGGTATGCACCACACATACAGCTATCAGTACACAAACAGCTAGTACTGAGTACTCCATGGTGCACTTCATCTATTCCTTCCTCGGACATGCATGCCTGATTCATGCATATGTGGAATATGTGCTGAATTTATAACGTTAACTCTGTTTTGCTGACCTTAAATTACCTGTGTAGGATGTTAGCATGGGCATGGTGGCAGCCAGCATGCTGCCCAATGGCAAGTCTTCTTCACCCAAGAGACAAGAGCAAGGTGGCCAGCAGAGGAGCGTCGCTGCTCCTGCAGGCCCTGCTGTGCCGTTGCCTAATAACAACTTAGGCAAGGATAACAGGAATAGCCTTACTAACGTATGCATGCATCtcactctttctctctttctctctttctctttctctctctctctctctcctgaaCAAAACAAGGTGCCTAATTAATTTGCAGAAGGAAGATACTAGCGGTGGGAAGGGTGCAGCATCTGCAGGTTCTGTTCAGGAGAGAGTGAAAGACCCTAAGGTGAGAGAGTCAGTGATTCTTAATTAAGATTCTTGCCACAGTTCAAAGTAATCTCGGAGGATGAAAAGTCACTTCGTACATACTGCAGTGCATCAgttatatatttatgtatatccTGCAGACATTGAGGAGGCTTGCACAGAATAGAGAAGCAGCAAGGAAGAGCAGGCTTAGGAAGAAGGTGAGTTAGTCAACTAAGAGCCTACATGCACTACATAGAGAAACCATACTGTACAATTATGTAGAGTTCAAAGAACAAACAAAATATTTATATGGCATCCTCCCAGCCATATGTACAAATATATATCCCTTAAACATGTtaatgtattttttttttgttcgtGCAGTACACCCATTTTAAACCGATTGCTGTTTTCCTAATTGAAGTCTCAAGTGTCAGCAGGTTGATTAGTGATGTAACAGTTTTTTGGTTCTGTCCTTTTGGCCTTACATGTGCTTTAGGATATGTGTACTTAATTTTCCTTTCTCTTGAATTTGACAATGCACCTAAAGAATAATATCACTTTCCAAAAAACCTCATGTATTTTTCTGTTCCTCATGATTTCATTTTTTTATATGTATAGAACTTAAATTTCAGTGACCCATCTAATTATTTGATATACCTTTCAATAATTGTTTCATTTCTCAATCTGGGATATTATCATATAAAAGACAGTTTTTTACATGTCAAGGTATGGCATTTAGCAGAGGACCTCTCCAACAACTAATGGTGGAGCTAAATGAGGCTATAGCAGGCTATCAACTATATAGTTGGAGATTGAAAACATTTATTCAAAAATTGGATTAACTTTATGAGTTAGTTCAAAAGCTTTTGTCCTTGTAAAATATCTCCTTAGCCCTCAATAAGTATGCTGAAAATGCATTTAATCTATCTAGCAAACATTTCAAGGAATGTTTAGAGTACACCCACAAACGTACCTTATGGATTGATGCATCCACTCTTGTTTTACTCTTCAGGCTTATATTCAACAGTTAGAGACAAGTAGGATCAGGCTCAGCCAGCTGGAACAACAAGTTCAAGTGGCAAGAGTACAGGTATTAATTCTTCTACCTGCAGTATCTTGGAGGAGCCAGTTACATATTGTTTCTCTGCTACACAGTAGTACTTATATTAATCATGTACATGGCTAATTAACCAGTGACTACTACTATGTTCAGGGTGTCTTCTTAGGCACTGGTGAGCAGCCAGGTTTTCCTTCTGCCCCTTCACCAGGTAGTAATAATAATGCGACACTCCATTTCATCTCTACATACTGTATATAATCCATATAAATTAATTCCATAATTTACTTGATTCTATGTATGTAATgtaacatgcatgcatgatgagCAGCTGCAGTATTTGACGTGGAGTATGGAAGGTGGGTTGAAGAGCACAGCAAGCTGATGTTCCAGCTGAGGGCGGCACTGAGCGAGCACGTGGCGGACGAGCAGCTGCAGAGCTTCGTCAATGGTGGCATGGCGCAGCACGAGGAGCTGCTGCACCTGAAAGGCGCCATGGCCAGGGCCGATGTCTTCCACCTCCTGTCTGGGGTGTGGGTATCCCCTGCTGAGCGTTGCTTCCTTTGGTTCGGAGGTTTTCGCCCCTCGGAGGTTATAAAGgtattactattactaattattTACTATGCATGGTGTAGAAATTctaacaatcatatatatagttgatTAATGCACCTGTTATCTAGTTGGTGCCTGGAAATGAGGATGCCCAGAATAATATAAATAGATCATGCATGATTGCAGGTTAATTTGATTGGTTCTCATGTCCGATCCCGTTTGCATTATAGAGCGCACGTATCATCTTGTTGTACTACGTTAGTCATTGTTTATGGAAGCTTAACCCAGTGCACAACCTAATACAGTATTGCTGTTTAGCATTAACTCATTGAATAGACCAAGTAATGCTAACTAGGCTGTTTACCTGATGATTATATTTTGGCTAGCTAGCTTGTGTTGTGAGGCCGTTTATTAGTCCATTTGACCCGGCCTGCTAGTCCCCATTTGCCATAGAGTTTACTCGTCCAAACCAGCTAAACCTGTCTACTTCTCTACATATATCGTCCAGCCTTCTGGGTTGACCCTTCCATTATGTTCCATGTATCTACTATACTTGGTCTAGTCAATGATTGATTTCAAGACGTTCATGTTATACGAAGTGCTTTTAACTTTGATTATAACACTATGCCGCCTTGTATTATTTTTATGCATGCTGTAGTTATCTGTACCTAACCCAAGATCTTTGAAAAGGTTGAATGCTCCAGAGCAACTTTTTTTCGACTGTCTTACTTGACCAACATTTCATGTCCCTTATTGATGGATTATATAACTGAGAAGGGTCtgagaaaaatatatatatatatatctaagatAAGCGGTAGGAGAGGCCCAACAATGCAAGTACATACGTACCTTTCATGATGGGAATAGTTCAAAGTTGAGGGGCAAGACAACAAGAGGGATTTTGGATTCATGCATTGTTGAGACATGAGGAAATATATATCGATCAGGGGAGTAGGTAACCGGACAGGAACAGGTATGCAAGATGTTATAtgcgtgatggggatggttcttTCTTCTGGAACAATGGACCATATCCATGCGTGTGGGCTTATTCGTGTTTTTCTCCCTTCCCCTTTCATATATATTTGTGCCTAGATTTCATCTCTTTGCATTGGCCTTCTAGAAGGTAAATATATGAGTATGTCTATAAATGTATTTGCAAATTAGAATTGGAAAATGTATTGCCCCAGAAAATACACAAATTGAAAATATAATGGACCTGTGACTTTAATATATATAACCAGGCATTTGTGAAtaattaccccccccccccccccccccccccaccccccaattCATGGTCCCTCTCCATTTATTTCTCTTGTGATGAAAATATGtaacttttcaaaaaaaaaaaaagtcaataCAGAGTTGTTTAGTGCCCTAGAAAACAGAATTACTTAATAAAACACACATCCGAAAAGTGCTTATATATAATATGATTATCAGCTGTAAACATCACGTGCATATACATATATGTCTTCTCTTGTGGACTTTTATGCACATTTAAAATTTCAGCTTACCGAGCACAATTTCAGATAGACTATAAATTTTCACACTATTCTTTGCACACTACTTATGTCTTACTCATATGATATATGGACCATTTATTATGAACATACTATATATATGGAAGAATATGAAGCTAATATACACATTATTGGTCAAAACAATATTGCATGTTCACTTTTATATATACATATCTTCCTTATCGATCTACTCACCATTCAAGCAAAAATTCAGCAACCAAAATAGTCTCTAATTAAGAAATACAGAAGATGCAGGAAATAAAGTTTAGTATATAATTTAATTAGAATTTGAAGGGTTTTTTCCATGTGTATGAGATAGAATGTTTTCTTCTCATGATATATACAGAAGCAATAATTACTTACATACATGGATACAAGTGCTCTCTTAATATATGACTGCTATATTTAGAATAAACATAAAAAGGTAAAACTAAATCACGCTGTCTCatatttttgaaaaataaatCTTTAATTGATTTACTGTATTCATGTATTTATGTATGTAATAGGTGATGCTAAAGCATGTGGAGCCGCTGTCAGAGGGCCAGATCCTTGGCATCTACCAACTCCAGCAGTTAGTgcaggagagggaggaggctctGAGCCACAGCATGGAAGCTACCCAGCAGCacatctcggacatcgtcgctgCTCCTGATGTCGCCCCCGCCACCTTCATGGGCCACATGTCCCTCGCCATGAACAAGGTCGCCGCTATGGAGAGCTTCGTCATGCAGGTACTAGACTACTAATACTATACGTACTTATCTTGTGACTGGAGGAAACTATATTATAGATCGAAGATACGTACTAATTAAAATCACTGCATGCAACATATATGATTAATATAAGTAAAGTTCCATAAAAAGCTAAGGTAGGTCTCATGTGTAGTGTAGAGGACCCagcatgaaaaaaaaaactgcatgCCATTGTCAGCATCATATATCCAAGGGTCAtcacttcatcatcatcattgttgttGAGCGAGAACACGCCATGTCCAGAAAAAGTCTGAACAGTATCTATCTACTATATATACCTAAACACAGATTAATTAAAAGGAAGAATCCCTTGCACACACAAGCTAGCACACTGCAGACGGAAGATCGATCTATATACGTAGTACATTCAGCAAGATGAAGGCAGGCAACAacctttgcattgcatcccaAGATGATCGACAAGATGTAGAAGTTGGGATGTCAAGATCATGATAATTGTGCGGAGAAAAAAGAGCCGGCAGTTGATAGTACCAACCTTGCATTGAGTACTCTGCACGCGATCTTTTTGCCCCACACGGCGCCGTCATATTAAATAGCTAGCTAGGTTTGCAGCAAATACATATATAACAATATATATGGAACACTAATCTAATTAATAACTAATAAGTTGGGTAGTACGTGACCCATTTCATTTTCTTTTCGGTATTTGATAAACATAATTGGTTGTTGGCCTCAAGATTAACTTACCTGCTTCAACAATATAATACACTGTGGATAGTAGCTAAGCTACTAACTCCAGCTGACCGTAGCACGTACCACACGTAAGGACTTACGACGCAAATAGGCAATAGGCATGCATCAGACTATGTATATGAGCCTGGTCTAtatgaaatgaaaaaa
Above is a genomic segment from Miscanthus floridulus cultivar M001 chromosome 3, ASM1932011v1, whole genome shotgun sequence containing:
- the LOC136541807 gene encoding transcription factor TGAL7-like isoform X2, translated to MHVAEPIPAKDVSMGMVAASMLPNGKSSSPKRQEQGGQQRSVAAPAGPAVPLPNNNLGKDNRNSLTNKEDTSGGKGAASAGSVQERVKDPKTLRRLAQNREAARKSRLRKKAYIQQLETSRIRLSQLEQQVQVARVQGVFLGTGEQPGFPSAPSPAAVFDVEYGRWVEEHSKLMFQLRAALSEHVADEQLQSFVNGGMAQHEELLHLKGAMARADVFHLLSGVWVSPAERCFLWFGGFRPSEVIKVMLKHVEPLSEGQILGIYQLQQLVQEREEALSHSMEATQQHISDIVAAPDVAPATFMGHMSLAMNKVAAMESFVMQADGLRQQTLHKLQHILTTRQAARCLLAIADYFHRLRALSTLWVARPRQDDGPGLQ
- the LOC136541807 gene encoding transcription factor TGAL7-like isoform X1 — translated: MVRAFIRASGGALLETTTAATTITGHLSSPQGLRSASSSPPTTMMAASSTMSKESAASYDMAEFDQSAIFLYLEDGHDQEQQRQTLNIFPSQPMHVAEPIPAKDVSMGMVAASMLPNGKSSSPKRQEQGGQQRSVAAPAGPAVPLPNNNLGKDNRNSLTNKEDTSGGKGAASAGSVQERVKDPKTLRRLAQNREAARKSRLRKKAYIQQLETSRIRLSQLEQQVQVARVQGVFLGTGEQPGFPSAPSPAAVFDVEYGRWVEEHSKLMFQLRAALSEHVADEQLQSFVNGGMAQHEELLHLKGAMARADVFHLLSGVWVSPAERCFLWFGGFRPSEVIKVMLKHVEPLSEGQILGIYQLQQLVQEREEALSHSMEATQQHISDIVAAPDVAPATFMGHMSLAMNKVAAMESFVMQADGLRQQTLHKLQHILTTRQAARCLLAIADYFHRLRALSTLWVARPRQDDGPGLQ